The sequence below is a genomic window from Desulfovibrio sp..
CCACAAAAAAGAGCGGAGAGGCATGACGCCCCTCCGCTCCAGATATTCCAGGACAGATTAACTTTGAAATGTTTCACATTTCAAAGTTTTCATTCAGCCGCAAAATGCGATTTTCGGCTGAATCCACGCCACGTTGTGGCGCGCTGTACTTTCGTACAGCGTTAGAGCATTTACACTTTTTCAAAGTTAAAATGCTCTATTCTGGCGAATATGCCGCTACTACACCTTGGCGGCGGTACGCAGGTCGGCCACGGCATCGGTGGCTTCCCAGGTGAATTCGGGCAGTTCGCGCCCAAAATGGCCGTAGCAGGAGGTTTTCTGGTAGATGGGACGCTTGAGGTCAAGGCGCTTGCTGATGAAATAGGGGCGCAGGTCAAAAACTTCGCGCACGGCCTTGGTCAGGATTTCGTCAGGAATCTCGCTGGTTCCCTGCGAAGACACAAGCACGCTCACGGGCTGGGCCACGCCGATGCAATAGGCGATCTGCACTTCGCACACAGGGGCAAGGCCAGCGGCCACGACGTTTTTGGCAATGTAGCGGCCCATGTACGCGCCGGAACGGTCAACCTTGGAGGGGTCCTTGCCGGAGAAAGCGCCGCCGCCGTGGTGGCCGCTGCCGCCGTAGGTGTCCTGAATGATCTTGCGACCGGTGAGGCCGCAGTCGCCCATGGGGCCGCCCACCACAAAGCGTCCTGTGGTATTGATGAAGATTTCGCAGTCTTTTTCGGTAAAGTAGCCGGAAGGCTCAAGGATGGGGCGAATCACGTGCTTTTTCACGGCTTCGGCCACATCCGCCTGACTGGCGCTGGCGGCGTGCTGGGTGGAAACTACCACGTTGTTGATGCGCACGGGCCTGCCGTCCTGGTATTCAAAAGAAACCTGGGTCTTGCCGTCCGGGCGGAAAATATCCACCAGACCGTCCTTGCGCACCTTGGTGAGCTGCTGCGAAAGCTGATGCGCCCAATAGATGGGGGCGGGCATCAGAGTGGCGGTTTCGTCGCAGGCATAACCAAACATCATGCCCTGGTCGCCCGCGCCCTGATCTTCGGGCTTTGCACGCACAACGCCCTGGGCGATGTCGGGCGACTGATGCCCGATGGTGGAAATGACGGCGCAGGTCTTCCAGTCAAAGCCCATGTCGGAATTGCTGTAGCCGATGTTCTTGATGGTATCGCGCACCACGGTGGGCAGGTCGGCGTAGCCGGTGGTGCTTATTTCACCGGCGATAATGGCCATACCCGTGGTCACCAGAGTTTCGCAGGCCACGTGGGCGTCGGCGTCCTGGGCCAGCAGGGTGTCCAGAACCGCGTCGGAAATCTGGTCTGCCACCTTGTCGGGATGCCCCTCGGTGACGGATTCGGAGGTAAAGAAATATTTGCCCTTGGTCTGCATGCTGTTCTCCTTTAAAGGATCACACCGCAGGCGCGGTGCGTTGCTAACGCAAAATAATGTTGTCGATAAGTCTGGCCTTGCCCATGCGCACGGCACAGGCCATGAGGGCCGGGCCGTCAACCTTGTCGAGCTGAGCCAGGGATTCGGGATGTACAATGCTGAGATAGTCCAAACGCCCCAGCGGCAAAAGCTCCGCCCAGCGGCGCAGCACGGCCTCACGCAGCAGGGACACGCTGGTCTCGCCCTCCTGCGCCAGCTTTTGCGCGTGCAGCAGGCCCCGGCGGATTTCCGGCGCCTGGGCGCGCTCTTCAGGGGCAAGGTAGACATTGCGCGACGACAGCGCGAGCCCGTCGGACTCACGCACGATGGGGAGCGTTTCAATGCGCACAGGCAGGTTGAGATCCCGCACCATACGGCGCAGGATGGCCTGCTGCTGCCAGTCTTTCTGGCCGAAAACAGCCACGTCAGCCGCGCTCAGCATGAAAAGCTTGAGCACCACGGTGCACACGCCGCGAAAATGTAT
It includes:
- the metK gene encoding methionine adenosyltransferase, translating into MQTKGKYFFTSESVTEGHPDKVADQISDAVLDTLLAQDADAHVACETLVTTGMAIIAGEISTTGYADLPTVVRDTIKNIGYSNSDMGFDWKTCAVISTIGHQSPDIAQGVVRAKPEDQGAGDQGMMFGYACDETATLMPAPIYWAHQLSQQLTKVRKDGLVDIFRPDGKTQVSFEYQDGRPVRINNVVVSTQHAASASQADVAEAVKKHVIRPILEPSGYFTEKDCEIFINTTGRFVVGGPMGDCGLTGRKIIQDTYGGSGHHGGGAFSGKDPSKVDRSGAYMGRYIAKNVVAAGLAPVCEVQIAYCIGVAQPVSVLVSSQGTSEIPDEILTKAVREVFDLRPYFISKRLDLKRPIYQKTSCYGHFGRELPEFTWEATDAVADLRTAAKV
- the panC gene encoding pantoate--beta-alanine ligase, whose product is MQILTTPQQLAAQCRAWHKDGDDIALVPTMGYYHAGHEALMAQGRTLGKRLVVTLFVNPTQFGPDEDLDAYPRDAERDAAIAASHGADVLFMPEPGSMYAPDHATWVEVPDLAKGLCGQTRPIHFRGVCTVVLKLFMLSAADVAVFGQKDWQQQAILRRMVRDLNLPVRIETLPIVRESDGLALSSRNVYLAPEERAQAPEIRRGLLHAQKLAQEGETSVSLLREAVLRRWAELLPLGRLDYLSIVHPESLAQLDKVDGPALMACAVRMGKARLIDNIILR